The genomic stretch TTCGGTCAGGAACATGAATTTTTCATCGGTGACCGGCGTGTTCAGCGGCGCGCCCATTTCCTTCCAGTCCGGAAACAGTTCGTTCAGGGCGCGCGGCTCCAGCACCGCGCCGGACATGATATGCGCGCCGACTTCCGATGCCTTTTCCAGGATGCAGACCTCGACGTCGCGTTCCTGCGCGGCCGCGAGCTGCTTCAGACGTATCGCTGCCGACAGTCCGGCCGGTCCGGCGCCGACGATAACCACGTCGTACTCCATCGATTCGCGTTCCATTTTCTGTCCTCTTGCCTGTTCCCGACTGTTACGCGCCATTCTCTATATCAAAGTGGCGGGGTTTTGTAGACAATGTCGCACGAAACAAACAGGCTCGCTTGTCATGCCAATGGGAACAATCTCGCCTCTGGATGCATTGCGCTGGTCGATAGCGATGGGCGCGGACGAAGCCGTGCTCGATGCGCCGGTCGACCGGTACGCCGAATCGGCGGCGCAGCTTGCCGCGCGACAGGCGCCTGCGCCGACCCTGCCTGTCCGGACTGCCAAACCGGTTGAGCCGACGGCGCGGCAATCCGCGCCGGCGCCGCTGGCGCCCAGCCAGGGCGTGGCGGAAAGCCGCAATGCCGCGGCAAAGGCGGGAAACCTGGCTGAATTGCGCGCCGCGGTCGCGGCGTTCGAGGGCTGCGCGCTCAAGCAGACCGCGACGAACATGGTGTTCGCCGACGGCAATCCGCAAGCGGATCTGATGATCATGGGGGAAGCCCCCGGCGCGGAGGAAGACCGGCAGGGCCTTCCCTTTGTCGGCGCCAGCGGAAAACTGCTGGATCGCATGCTGGAAGCCATCGGCCGCGATCGCGCCAGCGCCTATATTTCGAATGTCCTGTTCTGGCGGCCCCCGGGCAACCGCAATCCGACCGATGCGGAAGTGGCCGCCTGCATGCCCTTCGTGCAGCGCCATATCGCGCTGGTCCGGCCAAAGGTGCTGGTTTTCGTCGGCGGCGCTTCCGCCAAGGCGTTGCTCGGCCGCAAGGAAGGAATCATGCGTCTGCGCGGCAAGTGGTATGACTTCACCTGCCCGGGGCTGGAGACGCCGATTCCGGCGATGGCGACCTTCCACCCGGCCTATCTGTTGCGCTCTCCCGGCCAGAAACGCGAAGTGTGGCGCGACTTCCTGGCAATAAAGTCCCGGCTGGCGGGACCTGGCGCATAGGGACAGGTATCGCGGATTTCCGGTTGCTTGCGGGTCTGAAAAAAAATCGTTAGGAAATATGGCATAATAATCAGAGTGTGGGGTCGCCGCGATATGCCTGCGGGCCGGCATTCCAAGGGGTGAAATGATACGTTCCGGCGGTGGGTTTCGGCTTTTTTCGGTTGTGTTTCTCGGCCTGTTCACGGGCTGGGCGGCGCCGGTTACGGCGCAGAATCCGGCCGCGCTCGAAACCGCATCGCTGCCGCGCGGCGGTGACGGGCAGAATCCCGAAGCAACGGCGCCGCGGGTTATCGACCTTGCCGATACGGCGCGATACCAGGAAATTTTCCGGCTTCAGGAAGCCGGCAGATGGTCCGCTGCCGACAGACTTATCGCGCAACTGTCCGATAACCTTCTGATGGGGCATGTGCTGTATCAGCGATATATGCACCCCACCGCCTATCGCTCCAGATATGCCGAATTGAAAGGCTGGCTGGACAAATATGCCGATCATCCCGGCGCGCCGGCGATCTATGCCCTGGCGCTCCGCCGCAAGCCGCAAAACTGGAAGGCCCCGAAGAAACCGGTGACGGTTTCCGTCAGCAGCGTGGCCGCCGCCGCCGCGACCGGAACCGCGGAACAGGATTCCAGGCGGCTAAGCCGGAAGCAGTACATCGCCATCCGGCAGGCGACGAACCGGATCAAGAGCCTCGTGCGGCGCGAACGGCCC from Alphaproteobacteria bacterium encodes the following:
- a CDS encoding uracil-DNA glycosylase family protein; this translates as MPMGTISPLDALRWSIAMGADEAVLDAPVDRYAESAAQLAARQAPAPTLPVRTAKPVEPTARQSAPAPLAPSQGVAESRNAAAKAGNLAELRAAVAAFEGCALKQTATNMVFADGNPQADLMIMGEAPGAEEDRQGLPFVGASGKLLDRMLEAIGRDRASAYISNVLFWRPPGNRNPTDAEVAACMPFVQRHIALVRPKVLVFVGGASAKALLGRKEGIMRLRGKWYDFTCPGLETPIPAMATFHPAYLLRSPGQKREVWRDFLAIKSRLAGPGA